The window CATTGAAAATTCAATATTTCCTTCTAAGTATCCCTGTTCTCGCATCAATTTGTAGGCTGCCAACTTTTGTACGCTATAAACAATCATGACCTTCACCCTGCAATTCAATTTCGAAATAGTTATTAATATTTTATCATTTCCTCTTCAAGAATCTGCCCTATATTGGTTTAAAGACCGAGAAAAATGGACTACTGTAGCAGTCTATTACCGTTTATTTCTTACACCCAATTTTAGAATAAAGAAATACTTTAGTTTTCGTTAATTACGCCATATCTATTTTGTTTTCCCATCCATGAACTAGCATCACGCCATTTTAAACTCTTAGCAGCAATCCAGCTGATTGTACCATTATTATTATCTTCTGGTTCCCAATCAAGGTCATTTGCCCAATAAAATAAGCCTTTATGTAAAATTAGTTTAGCATCATAAATGATTGAGTCGTAATTAATTGGACTTGGCACGATATGAAATTGAGTTACCCCTTCAAACAATAATTCTATTGCCGAAGGGTCATTATACTGTCTTTGAAAAAGGATTCGAACATTAGTATCCAGTTCCGGTGACATGCCCATCGACAAATTTTCACCAACATAGCTATCAGTCCACATATACAATTCCTTTAAACAACTATCATGGAAATATCCAAATTTATCCAAAACTTCTTCAATATCTTTATTATTTATTACTTCTACCCAATTCATTGATAACACCCACTTATTAGGTATTCTCTTTCCATTAAATGATAACAAAACTTTCTACCTTTTTAATATACTAAACTACCTTTTTATTGATTAAAGACCAAGAAAAAAGGACTGCAACAGTCCATCATTGCTCTCGTATCGCACCTGATTGCTGAAAATTATTACTTAAACTAAACTTCTTTAAAATAAATACTCTTTACTTAAAGAAGAATTACCTCAATAGCTTGTTAGAAATACTTTCCCTTTAGTTATTTTAGAAGATTCAACAACATCAATAGCCTTTTTTACATCCGATAAGCCATACTGAGAATCTACCATCATCAAACGTAATTTTTTATCAGCTACTAGCCTTATTAAATGACTAAAAGTTTCTTGCCATTTGTCTGCCGAAACATTTTTATTCCAATTCCGTAAATGAAATATATTCGCATTCACCTTTGCTTTATTTACAATATCTGACCAGTTTACTTGTATCCCTGATAAAAGGCCAATGGTTATAAAGTTCCCATTAGGACGGACACTAAAAGCCAAGTCGTTTCCAGATGAACCTCCAACGGAATCGATAGCAGCATCTGCACCCATTCCATTTGTTAATTTCATAACTGTTTCGTGGAGTAGAAATTTAGAAGTATCGATTACATAAAAAGAGCCGAGATGCAGTAAATCTTCTGTATATTTATTATTTCTCGTCACTGCAATCAATCGAAAACCTAAAATCTTAGATAATTGAGCAAAAATATGCCCAATAGCAGATCCGCACGCATTAACCAATAAAACATCATTCGTTCTTAATTTTAATACTTCCGTACAAACCACCCATGCTGTCATTGGATTTATATACATCTGTGCTGCCGTAAAATCATCAATAGTATCAGGTATGCAAACTGCATATTCTACTGATGTTTTAACGAATTCTTGCCACGTACCTTCCCCACGTAAAGGTAATATACGTTTACCAATAAGATTTTTAGAAACTAAAGGACCTATTTCTTCTACAATACCTACTCCTTCATAACCCGGAATATTAGGTAAAGAAATTCTGTGAGCATAAGATCCTCTAATCGGTATTAAGTCAGAGGGATTTATTGGGCGAGCTAACATACGTACAAGAACTTCATTATCTTTTGGTGGTCCAATAGCTTTATATTCAACTTTTAACACATCTTTAGGACTGCCGAATTCGTAGAATTTAATACTTTTTGCATCCAAAACCATTAGTCTCCTTAATCAAAGTAATTTATTTAATTATATCACCTTTAATTAACAACCTTCAGCTTTACTTATTCTATTTAATGGCCCTTAACCTAAAGAAAAAGCACAATTCTACTGAAGAATTGCGCCCTTTAATGGAATACTTAAAATTATTAAGTCTTGTTTGACTAACGCACCCGTTGAAGAATGTTTATTTTGTATTTTAATAATTCATGTATTTTTTTCATTCTTATTATTATCCTTATCATTTAATGCCCAATTAAAAAACATAAGGAACAGAACATAAAATGTTGATTGAATTAAATTCTCAAACCAATTGAAATCATTATTGTTAATGTAATCAAAAGCAATAAGGACTATATACAATATAACAAAATAGATAATATATGAATATTTTTTAAAGATTTTCACACATGCACCCCTACATCAACATTACCGTATTTCACCTTATATTCGGAGCATATTTTTCCTTTCATTAATCTGCCTCGTTAAACAATCCTTGCTCTTTCCATTGATCCAAATACTTTTGGTAGCCCATTTCCTCAGCAGTCATAGTGTATTGAGTAGCTTCAAATTTTAAAGTATGAGAACCTGACATTGCTTCATAGGTCGGATTCCCTTCTACATCCCCGAAAAGCGTTTCGAATGTATTTACATCCACTGATGTGATCGTTCCATTCTCGTAGGTTTCAAGAAGAATGAAATCAATCTCTCCCTGTTCTGTATGCCCTTTAAACATTAAACCTGCTTCTTTTAATGACAAATATAATTGTTTCATACTCAACCTCTGCTCTCACAAAAAAATTAATTACCTTATTGTGCTTTGCACCGTTAGTGAAAAAGCGACTGCTCTAATTGAACAATCGCTCCCTTTTCTTGAATAATTTTTTACAGCTACTTGCACCAGTTCAAAAGACGGTATTTTGTCTTTTATAATGTAATTTCCCAAAACTCACGGTCTTCCAATACTAGGTCATAGGGTGTTTTTACTTCCCTCCAACGGATGCTTCTCCTTTTCGAAATTTCAAAATCCTCTTTGCCGCTGAGAGAAGTAAAATACTCTACAATTCCACTGGATTGAAGGGCTTCTTCCAAATAAGAATATAATATTTTTAAACACTTTTCTTCTTCCGGTTTTCCCTTTAATCGATACTTAAATGGGATATAATTAACGTACACTGCAACTTGGTGAATGAATGAGAAATGGGGACTATATGAAATTTTTCGTTTCAGTTTGCTATCGTAATTATTTTCAAAATAAAGATGTGTAAAGTCTAAATTACTTTTAAAGACATTGGGTTGTTCAGAAGACACGGGATTTGAACCGAACGAACCTTGAGGCAGCTTCATTGGTGAAGCAATATATATGTATTGAGTCATAACTGTTTTTAACTCCTTATTAATATCAAACCTAAAATAATTGGTGATATGATTAGCAAAATTGAAACCCAGATTAGCATTAATGAAACAGTCTTTGGAAGCTTTTCTCTACACTTTCCTTTGTACCAGCCAGAGAATTGTAGTTTATTTCTATATAAAACAAAAAGTATTAACAATATCGCTACTCCACCAAACCACGAGTATCTCTCTGTTACTTCGTTGATTGTATAAATATTTCCTATGATTTCCCAACCCAAACCACCAAGAAGTATAAATATAAAAATTATACGGAGTAGTTCTAATAGTACTCTCACTTTTAAGTACCCCCAATTATTTACAAGCATTATTACTTTTTACTTCTTAGAATTTTGTTCCATTCTATTCTAACACGTAAGTAAAAAGCGTATTTGCCTATTGTAGAAACGTCAGTTTATCTTAACAAACTTCCGAAAAATATAATGACCATCAAAAATGCTGATAATCCCAGCGTAATAATTACTGTTGCTATACTCCTTATCACCCCTTTCCAATCTTGAACTCCAGAAAAGCCAATTACTCCAAACACTAATGTTGCCAATGTAAAATATATGACCATGTTTAATGGATGTAAACCGGTAAAAGAATGATCAATTCCATTTGAAAAAGAAACTATCAAAAATAATAGAATACAAATGATCGAAAAGATAAATGACCCCAAGTTTGCTTTTTTCAATCTAAACCTCCCTTTCCACTAAAATTACCATATACGCTTGAAACAATTACTTTAATTAGTTAGTGTCAAATAATAGTATTTTGCATCTTGTAATGAGCTACTTAAATCAAAAGAAGTAACGAACGCATTATACATTGCAATACCCGCTAATACAGTAATAATGGCACTGCCACCTTTAAGTATCTTTCTATTTTTCTTATAAAGAATAAACGTAGTTACAATAACAATTAAAAAGTATGATACAGATATAATTAGTTCTACTAATTCTACTTTACTATCACCAACAGCAATCATAAAGTTTTCTAAATCATCCTTATTCTCTACGTTCTCTTCGATTATAGATGTATCCCCTTTGCAACCAATCTTCCAAGAAAATGTATTTTGTTCTTTTGTTACAGTGTACTCATACCCCATAGCTTTTCCTTCACTTATAACTGATGATGAACTTGCAAGAGTGTTTGGAACAAACAAAATGAAAAATACGATAACTGCAGAAAAGTAAGCCCGAAATATAAAAATAAGCGCACCTTTTCGGTACGCATGACAAATAACCGTAAATCATGATATTTTTTATCAGACGTACGGTTATTTCACTTTATTTCCACATTCAGCTTGGATCATTTTTGACCAAGGCATATATCGATTTAATATTTCCGGTTGTTGATAGATATCTAGATTAGGTAGATCCGTCAGTAACTTCAATAGATATCGATAAAAATCCACACCGTTTGCTTTTGCAGTTTCTGCAATACTTAAACAGATGGCATTGGCCTTTGCGCCGGCCTCACTAACTGAGTGAATCCAGTTCTTGCGGCCAATTACACTTGGACGGATGGCATTTTCAGCTGGATTATTGTCAATTTCGATACGACCATCGTATAAAAATGCTTTTAGACCATTCGCTCTGTTTAATGTATAATCAGCTGCCTTTGCTAGCACATTTTTGCCATAAAACGGTGATCTCTCAAGCCAGTCTAGGAATTCCTTAACGATTGGCTTAGAATACTTCTGGCGTTTCTTTCTTCGCTTACTAGGAGACAAATGCTTGAATTTCCTTTCAAGCCGGTATAAATCATCACAATATTTTACGCCGATTTGTCCATTTTTACTGACTACTTTTAACCAGTAGCGACGAATGTGCGCGAGACAATTTGCGAAAGCGACACCTTCTATTTTGTCATAGGCAGAATAACCATCACAAATAATCGTTCCGGAAAAACCTTCAATGAAACTCTCAAGGACAGATCGAGCACGTGATAACGAGCTTTGAAAAAGAGTTATTATTGGCCCTTGGCTCGGCACACTTCGAAACACCCAATTATATGCATTAGTTTGTCCAGATTTCCCATCGGATCGGTTGACAATTTGCGCATAGGTTTCATCGACATGCATTAGCGATTTAGCCATCATTAAATGCTTCATATGTTCGTAAATAGGCAATAGCCAATCATGTGATGCACGAATAACCCAATTTGAAAGGTTCTTATCATTGGTACTTAGACCATAACGATCCCATTCCTTTACCTGCCGGTAAAGTGGCAAGTATAGTGAAAACTTATCATGTATTACTTTGGCAAGAACGCTTGGCCCTGCAATGCTTCGTTGAATGGGAGGTTGCGGTGCTTTGCCACGTTTAATTTGCGCTTTTTGAGATAGATCACTTTTGCAATTTTTACATTCATAAGCATGCTCAATGTGTTGTATTTTCTTCATTCTGGCAGGAATAAATTCAGCTTCTTCACGTACGATTGTACTGCCTATTTCAATCATTTGGACTTGGCAACAGTCACAGGTAGTATTTTCCGGATGATGATGAACTGCTTCTATTTCAATACCATCATGCAATGAATCATTCCGTTTTTTCTTTTGAATTTTTCGTACAACAGTATAAGAAATCGTCTGTTGGCTTTGTTCTCCTGTCTGCTCAGGTTCACTAAAAGACGGTTCATCATCAAATAATGATGTTTGTCCGTCAGGTGAATTGTATTTGGATTTCTCTGTTTTTGATCCATATAAAAGCTTAGTTAAATGGCGTACTTGATCGGTTAACGCTTCAATTTGTTTAGA of the Bacillus tuaregi genome contains:
- a CDS encoding zinc-dependent alcohol dehydrogenase family protein, producing MDAKSIKFYEFGSPKDVLKVEYKAIGPPKDNEVLVRMLARPINPSDLIPIRGSYAHRISLPNIPGYEGVGIVEEIGPLVSKNLIGKRILPLRGEGTWQEFVKTSVEYAVCIPDTIDDFTAAQMYINPMTAWVVCTEVLKLRTNDVLLVNACGSAIGHIFAQLSKILGFRLIAVTRNNKYTEDLLHLGSFYVIDTSKFLLHETVMKLTNGMGADAAIDSVGGSSGNDLAFSVRPNGNFITIGLLSGIQVNWSDIVNKAKVNANIFHLRNWNKNVSADKWQETFSHLIRLVADKKLRLMMVDSQYGLSDVKKAIDVVESSKITKGKVFLTSY
- the tnpC gene encoding IS66 family transposase, producing MANASSKNESQQDKIIRLLEEQLAHSNQQNKELSKQIEALTDQVRHLTKLLYGSKTEKSKYNSPDGQTSLFDDEPSFSEPEQTGEQSQQTISYTVVRKIQKKKRNDSLHDGIEIEAVHHHPENTTCDCCQVQMIEIGSTIVREEAEFIPARMKKIQHIEHAYECKNCKSDLSQKAQIKRGKAPQPPIQRSIAGPSVLAKVIHDKFSLYLPLYRQVKEWDRYGLSTNDKNLSNWVIRASHDWLLPIYEHMKHLMMAKSLMHVDETYAQIVNRSDGKSGQTNAYNWVFRSVPSQGPIITLFQSSLSRARSVLESFIEGFSGTIICDGYSAYDKIEGVAFANCLAHIRRYWLKVVSKNGQIGVKYCDDLYRLERKFKHLSPSKRRKKRQKYSKPIVKEFLDWLERSPFYGKNVLAKAADYTLNRANGLKAFLYDGRIEIDNNPAENAIRPSVIGRKNWIHSVSEAGAKANAICLSIAETAKANGVDFYRYLLKLLTDLPNLDIYQQPEILNRYMPWSKMIQAECGNKVK